The proteins below are encoded in one region of Campylobacter rectus:
- a CDS encoding nucleoside phosphorylase-I family protein: MIISAGQNEIFPFALPMGVGLVDMSMNLTALLQKRAMTSGYGSDRYGRDFMSERGLNQSNFTADRQPEGELNLPTLTATAQADKRLNLINLPVLQSVKSSQNPDKILNALPSEIIFVGSAGLYKEGEIFEIYESSIAANIEISSLENRSYSPIEWEIDSSVPRGTYKVNSSNFITTDQNLAHRLFARGYFLENMEFFAVLKVAQKFQIPAYGVFVATNFCDENAHTDFVKNHERAKKELEKYLKQKEII, from the coding sequence GTGATTATTTCAGCGGGGCAAAACGAGATATTTCCTTTCGCGCTACCAATGGGCGTAGGGCTGGTGGATATGAGCATGAATTTAACTGCACTTTTGCAAAAACGAGCTATGACGAGCGGATACGGCAGCGATAGATACGGCCGGGATTTTATGAGCGAGCGTGGATTAAATCAATCAAATTTTACGGCAGATAGGCAGCCTGAGGGAGAGCTAAATTTACCGACTTTAACGGCAACGGCACAGGCCGATAAAAGGCTAAATTTGATAAATTTGCCCGTTTTACAAAGCGTGAAATCCTCTCAAAATCCGGATAAAATTTTAAACGCACTGCCGAGCGAAATCATTTTTGTAGGCTCGGCGGGGCTATATAAAGAGGGCGAAATTTTTGAAATTTACGAGAGCTCGATCGCAGCAAATATCGAAATTTCAAGCCTAGAAAACAGAAGCTATTCACCGATAGAATGGGAGATTGATTCGAGTGTTCCACGTGGAACATACAAGGTAAATTCCTCAAATTTCATCACCACCGATCAAAATTTAGCCCACAGGCTTTTTGCGCGTGGATATTTTTTAGAAAATATGGAATTTTTCGCGGTCCTTAAAGTCGCGCAAAAATTTCAAATCCCCGCTTACGGCGTATTTGTAGCGACGAATTTTTGCGACGAAAACGCGCATACCGATTTTGTTAAAAACCACGAGCGAGCCAAAAAAGAGCTCGAAAAATATTTAAAACAAAAGGAAATCATTTGA
- a CDS encoding pseudouridine synthase, which translates to MQKSRLNKFISHNTSYSRREADELIKQGKVSINGRVVSELATSVSDEDKVKINGRIVRLKKEFTVIVYHKQKGELVSKKDDRGRKTIYDSLDRQFAKFVSIGRLDYASEGLLLLTDAPAIATALMNSDVEREYYLKVKGEITPEVITAMNEGFFAADATKGAHAKTAIKSMEFRPFLDYKIFGSSGGFTKLKVVINEGQNRELRRFFGYFDLEVMDLKRVSFGRVDLGMLKPGKWRYFENGEYEALRDFLKVNNVRY; encoded by the coding sequence ATGCAAAAAAGCAGACTAAATAAATTTATATCGCATAACACGAGTTATTCGCGTAGAGAGGCCGACGAGCTCATAAAGCAGGGCAAAGTTAGCATAAACGGCCGCGTCGTTAGCGAGCTGGCTACTAGCGTTAGTGATGAGGATAAAGTAAAAATAAACGGCCGCATAGTGAGGCTAAAAAAAGAATTTACCGTGATCGTATATCACAAACAAAAAGGCGAGCTGGTTAGTAAAAAAGACGACCGCGGACGCAAAACGATCTATGATAGTTTGGACCGACAGTTTGCTAAATTTGTTAGTATCGGGCGACTTGACTATGCTAGCGAGGGGCTACTTTTACTAACGGACGCCCCGGCGATCGCAACTGCGCTTATGAACAGCGACGTAGAGCGCGAATATTATCTAAAGGTAAAAGGCGAGATAACGCCGGAGGTGATAACGGCGATGAACGAGGGCTTTTTCGCTGCGGATGCCACCAAGGGCGCGCATGCTAAAACCGCAATAAAATCAATGGAATTTAGGCCGTTTTTGGACTATAAAATTTTTGGCTCAAGCGGCGGTTTTACGAAGCTAAAAGTCGTGATAAACGAGGGACAAAACCGCGAACTACGCCGCTTTTTCGGATATTTCGACCTTGAGGTGATGGATCTAAAACGCGTTAGTTTCGGTCGCGTAGATCTTGGCATGCTAAAGCCCGGCAAATGGCGATATTTTGAAAACGGCGAATACGAAGCGTTGAGGGATTTTTTGAAGGTTAATAACGTTAGATACTAA
- a CDS encoding KpsF/GutQ family sugar-phosphate isomerase, producing the protein MSDTIKIAANVLKTEANELTRNAEILDGEFEKAVEVLYKTKGKVVVTGVGKSGHVGAKIAATLASTGTPSFFMHPTEAMHGDLGMIGKDDTLLAISFSGESEELTKILPHVQRFGVPIVAMARDKFSTLGKFSDAFVKLDVSKEACPLDAAPTSSTTLTLALGDALAVCLMEKRGFKKEDFANFHPGGSLGKRLFLKVKDVMRSEKLPIVRWNASLKQAIDTMTHGKLGTVLIVDKDGVLDAILSDGDLRRALMREDFDLNDAAIKYATLKPKELNDKEMLAIDALALIERHKIQLLAIVENGVPVGVLHIHDLANLGL; encoded by the coding sequence ATGAGCGATACAATCAAAATAGCCGCTAACGTGCTAAAAACGGAAGCTAACGAGCTAACGAGAAATGCTGAGATTTTAGACGGCGAATTTGAAAAAGCGGTTGAGGTTTTATACAAAACCAAAGGCAAAGTCGTAGTCACGGGCGTGGGCAAGAGCGGACACGTGGGCGCCAAGATAGCCGCGACGCTTGCTAGCACGGGCACGCCTAGCTTTTTCATGCATCCGACCGAGGCGATGCATGGCGATCTGGGTATGATCGGCAAGGACGATACGCTGCTAGCTATCAGCTTTAGCGGCGAGAGCGAGGAGCTAACCAAAATCCTACCTCACGTGCAGCGTTTCGGCGTACCGATAGTTGCTATGGCGAGGGATAAATTTAGCACGCTGGGTAAATTTAGCGACGCCTTTGTGAAGCTTGACGTTAGTAAGGAGGCTTGCCCGCTAGACGCTGCACCGACTAGCTCGACTACGCTAACGTTAGCCTTGGGCGATGCGTTAGCCGTTTGTCTGATGGAAAAGCGCGGATTTAAAAAAGAGGATTTTGCAAATTTTCATCCCGGCGGAAGCCTCGGCAAGCGGCTATTTTTAAAAGTAAAAGACGTGATGAGAAGCGAAAAATTACCGATAGTTCGCTGGAATGCGAGCTTAAAGCAGGCGATCGACACTATGACGCACGGCAAACTCGGTACCGTCCTCATCGTCGATAAAGACGGGGTTTTAGACGCGATCTTAAGCGACGGAGACCTTAGGCGCGCGCTGATGAGAGAGGACTTTGATCTAAACGACGCTGCGATCAAATACGCGACGCTAAAGCCAAAAGAGTTAAACGATAAAGAGATGTTGGCGATCGATGCGTTAGCGCTCATCGAGCGGCACAAGATACAGCTCCTGGCCATCGTAGAAAACGGCGTGCCCGTCGGCGTTCTGCACATCCACGACCTTGCAAATTTAGGACTATAA
- the rlmN gene encoding 23S rRNA (adenine(2503)-C(2))-methyltransferase RlmN has protein sequence MKNLLDFTLNELKEQLSPPFRAKQIFEWLYKKNATSFDEMLNLPKDLRANLVQEFYFDPLKCVKFEQSADGSIKYLFELKDGLRIESVLLPMKEEQTNEQGKISRHARYTVCVSSQVGCKMGCAFCLTAKGGLVRNLTAGEIVGQILWIKRENKIPYERRINVVYMGMGEPLDNLASVSKAVKILTENDGLAISPRRQTVSTSGLGNQIKKLGEMDLGVLLAISLHAVTDELRSRLMPINKAYNIEAVMDAVRGFPIDMRKRVMFEYLVIRGLNDSLADAKKLVRLLHGIRAKVNLIYFNPHEGSEFERPELSDMVKFQDYLCAHGITCTIRQSKGLDISAACGQLKQRSEKINSRQDGTNMSKISSSKAQKTTNINLLTNKTNDRKNQISLTNLGRNTSPESAAATQNLTNAEKK, from the coding sequence TTGAAAAATTTGCTTGATTTTACGCTAAATGAGCTAAAAGAGCAGCTCTCGCCGCCGTTTCGCGCAAAGCAAATTTTCGAGTGGCTATATAAGAAAAACGCAACTAGTTTTGATGAGATGCTAAATTTGCCGAAGGATTTGCGCGCAAATTTGGTGCAAGAGTTTTACTTCGACCCGCTAAAATGCGTCAAATTTGAGCAGAGCGCAGACGGCTCGATCAAATATCTTTTCGAGCTCAAAGATGGACTGCGGATCGAAAGCGTGCTGCTGCCGATGAAGGAGGAGCAGACGAACGAGCAGGGCAAAATCAGCCGCCATGCGCGCTACACAGTGTGCGTGAGCTCGCAGGTGGGCTGTAAGATGGGCTGTGCGTTTTGCCTCACGGCCAAGGGCGGACTGGTGCGAAACCTCACTGCAGGCGAGATCGTGGGTCAAATTTTATGGATAAAAAGAGAGAACAAAATCCCCTACGAGCGGCGTATAAACGTCGTGTATATGGGTATGGGCGAGCCGCTTGACAACCTCGCTAGCGTCAGCAAAGCGGTTAAAATTTTGACCGAAAACGACGGACTGGCTATCTCGCCACGCCGCCAAACCGTCAGCACGAGCGGGCTCGGCAACCAGATAAAAAAGCTCGGCGAAATGGATCTGGGAGTGCTGCTCGCTATCTCGCTACACGCCGTCACGGACGAGCTGCGCAGCCGTCTGATGCCGATAAACAAGGCCTATAACATCGAGGCGGTGATGGACGCGGTGCGGGGCTTTCCGATCGATATGCGAAAGCGCGTGATGTTCGAGTATCTCGTGATCCGCGGGCTAAACGATAGCCTCGCCGATGCAAAAAAGCTCGTGCGGCTACTGCACGGCATCAGGGCGAAGGTAAATTTAATCTACTTTAACCCGCATGAGGGCAGTGAATTCGAGCGCCCGGAGCTTAGCGATATGGTGAAATTCCAAGACTATCTTTGCGCTCACGGCATAACATGCACGATCCGCCAGAGCAAGGGGCTCGATATCAGTGCGGCATGCGGACAGCTCAAGCAAAGAAGCGAAAAAATAAATTCAAGGCAGGATGGAACTAACATGAGTAAAATTTCAAGCTCGAAAGCACAAAAAACGACTAACATAAACTTGCTAACAAACAAAACCAACGACAGAAAAAATCAAATTTCGCTAACTAATCTCGGCCGTAACACCAGCCCTGAGAGCGCGGCTGCAACGCAAAATTTAACTAACGCCGAGAAAAAATGA
- the hisF gene encoding imidazole glycerol phosphate synthase subunit HisF: MNHFAKRIIPCLDVKDGRVVKGVNFVGLVDAGDPVQVAKRYNEEGADELCFLDITASHLGRDTIVDVVERVARELFIPLTVGGGIRTIDDISRLLNVGCDKISLNSAAIKNPNLIDEAANKFGSQCVVVAIDAKRNSSGNLRDATRNLNANLRNKAQNFGETSRSLQDEILTENSEPCGYSVFINGGRLDTGRDALAWAKEAQERGAGEILLTSMDCDGVKNGFELNLTHIFSTLDIPVIASGGAGKMEHFKDAFLAGADACLAASIFHFREIEIKALKTYLRQNGIEVRL; the protein is encoded by the coding sequence ATGAATCATTTTGCAAAACGTATAATCCCGTGCCTCGACGTCAAAGACGGGCGCGTCGTAAAGGGCGTAAATTTCGTAGGTCTCGTGGATGCGGGCGATCCGGTGCAAGTCGCCAAACGCTACAACGAGGAGGGCGCGGACGAGCTGTGCTTCCTCGACATCACGGCGTCGCATCTGGGGCGCGATACGATCGTGGACGTCGTGGAACGGGTCGCGCGCGAGCTTTTTATCCCGCTGACCGTGGGCGGCGGCATCCGCACGATCGATGACATCTCTCGCCTGCTAAACGTCGGCTGCGACAAAATAAGCCTCAACTCCGCCGCGATAAAAAATCCGAATTTGATAGACGAGGCGGCGAATAAATTCGGCTCGCAATGCGTCGTCGTCGCAATCGACGCGAAACGAAATTCAAGCGGCAATTTACGCGACGCGACACGGAATTTGAACGCAAATTTACGCAATAAAGCACAGAATTTTGGAGAGACTTCACGCAGCTTGCAGGATGAAATTTTAACTGAAAACAGCGAGCCTTGCGGCTATAGCGTGTTTATAAACGGCGGTAGGCTGGACACCGGCAGGGACGCGCTTGCTTGGGCGAAAGAGGCGCAGGAGCGTGGCGCGGGCGAAATTTTACTCACATCGATGGACTGCGACGGCGTTAAAAACGGCTTTGAGTTAAATTTGACGCATATTTTTAGCACGCTTGACATCCCCGTCATCGCAAGCGGCGGCGCGGGCAAAATGGAGCACTTCAAGGACGCATTTTTAGCAGGTGCGGACGCATGCCTAGCGGCGTCGATCTTTCACTTTAGAGAGATTGAGATTAAAGCGCTTAAAACCTATCTCAGACAAAACGGTATCGAGGTCAGACTATGA
- a CDS encoding ribonuclease J has product MNDKNEEKAVVSQGKSNKKRRFRPKNKNKQEDLDQNMQNGEQKASQSVIDNFFLEPFDGGEQHAQNGEQTNANKQNGKKNRGKNNKQNTQNSAQSENKNTNKQAANAENQTGEAKQKKQKKPKKNLPAKLSGNEQWQQDIASAMEANKAVHELRLEPMKYLNSTDHRIRVTPLGGLGEIGGNMTIFETDTSAIIVDIGMSFPSESMHGVDILIPDFDYVRKIKDKIKGVIITHAHEDHIGAVPYFYKEFKFPIYATPLPLGMINNKFEEHGLKQERSLFRSVEKRKPYLIGDFEVEWIHITHSIIDASALAITTKAGTIIHTGDFKIDHTPIDGYPTDLGRLAYYGERGVLCLMSDSTNSYREGFTKSESSVGKTFDAIFSKAKGRVIMSTFSSNIHRVYQAIDWGLKYNRKVCVIGRSMERNLYTAMELGYIKLDKKIFIDANEVGKFKDNEVLIVTTGSQGETMSALYRMATDEHKYIKIKPTDQIIISSKAIPGNESSVSTVLNFLIKSGASVAYQDFSEIHVSGHAAQEEQKLMLRLIKPKFFLPVHGEYNHIAKHKETAVACGVDERNIYLMSDGDQIEICQKYMKRAKTVKTGKVFIDNQINKQISDDVVIDRQNLAEAGVVMIIAQISRHGAKLINKPRVISYGLVGDKQDGEFRKEMEGVLEQYLSNVKEELLKDGRMLEGQVRQVIRKHIFRKVKKYPTIVPIIYLM; this is encoded by the coding sequence ATGAACGACAAAAACGAAGAAAAAGCGGTGGTCTCTCAGGGCAAGAGCAATAAAAAGCGCAGATTTCGCCCGAAAAATAAAAATAAACAAGAAGATTTAGACCAAAATATGCAAAACGGCGAGCAAAAAGCCAGCCAAAGCGTGATAGATAATTTCTTTTTAGAACCTTTTGACGGCGGCGAACAGCACGCGCAAAACGGCGAACAAACTAACGCTAACAAACAAAACGGCAAGAAAAATCGTGGCAAAAACAACAAACAAAACACCCAAAATAGTGCGCAAAGTGAAAATAAAAACACTAACAAACAAGCCGCTAACGCCGAAAATCAAACAGGCGAAGCTAAACAAAAAAAGCAAAAAAAACCGAAGAAAAATTTACCCGCTAAGCTAAGCGGCAACGAGCAGTGGCAGCAAGATATAGCTAGCGCTATGGAGGCGAACAAAGCCGTCCATGAACTGCGTCTCGAGCCGATGAAATACCTAAACTCGACCGATCACAGGATCCGCGTCACGCCTCTTGGCGGACTAGGCGAGATCGGCGGAAATATGACGATATTTGAGACCGACACGAGCGCGATCATCGTGGATATCGGTATGAGCTTTCCTAGCGAGAGTATGCACGGCGTGGATATCCTGATCCCCGACTTTGACTACGTTCGCAAGATAAAAGACAAGATAAAAGGCGTCATCATCACGCACGCCCACGAGGATCATATCGGCGCGGTGCCCTACTTTTACAAAGAGTTTAAATTTCCGATTTACGCCACGCCGTTACCGCTCGGTATGATAAATAACAAATTTGAAGAGCATGGGCTAAAGCAGGAGCGTTCGCTTTTCCGCTCGGTCGAAAAGCGCAAGCCGTATTTGATAGGGGATTTTGAGGTCGAGTGGATACATATCACTCACTCTATCATCGACGCTAGCGCGCTTGCTATCACGACAAAGGCGGGCACCATCATCCATACGGGCGACTTTAAGATCGACCACACGCCGATCGACGGCTACCCAACAGATCTTGGTAGACTCGCATACTACGGCGAGCGCGGCGTGCTGTGCCTCATGAGCGATAGCACGAACAGCTATAGAGAGGGCTTTACTAAAAGCGAAAGCAGCGTGGGCAAGACCTTTGACGCGATATTTTCCAAAGCCAAAGGCCGCGTGATAATGAGCACGTTTAGCTCCAACATCCACCGCGTCTATCAGGCGATTGATTGGGGACTAAAATACAACCGCAAGGTCTGCGTCATCGGCCGTAGCATGGAGCGTAACCTCTACACGGCGATGGAGCTTGGCTATATCAAGCTTGATAAGAAAATTTTCATCGACGCAAACGAAGTCGGCAAATTTAAAGATAACGAAGTGCTGATCGTCACCACCGGCTCTCAGGGCGAGACGATGAGCGCGCTATACCGAATGGCTACCGACGAGCACAAATATATAAAAATAAAGCCGACCGATCAGATCATCATCAGCTCAAAGGCGATCCCGGGTAACGAAAGCAGCGTCTCGACGGTGCTAAATTTCCTCATCAAATCAGGCGCTAGCGTCGCGTATCAGGACTTTAGCGAGATACACGTGAGCGGTCACGCCGCACAGGAAGAGCAAAAGCTGATGCTGCGCCTAATAAAGCCTAAATTTTTCCTCCCGGTCCACGGCGAATACAACCACATCGCAAAGCATAAAGAAACGGCCGTAGCCTGCGGCGTGGACGAGCGAAACATCTACCTGATGAGCGACGGCGATCAGATAGAAATTTGCCAAAAATATATGAAGCGCGCCAAGACGGTAAAAACGGGCAAGGTCTTTATCGATAACCAAATTAACAAGCAAATTTCAGACGACGTTGTGATCGATAGGCAAAATTTGGCCGAAGCGGGCGTCGTGATGATCATCGCGCAAATTTCCCGTCACGGCGCTAAGCTTATAAACAAGCCTCGCGTCATCAGCTACGGACTCGTGGGCGATAAGCAAGACGGCGAGTTTAGAAAAGAGATGGAGGGCGTGCTGGAGCAGTATCTAAGCAACGTCAAGGAGGAGCTTTTAAAAGACGGCAGGATGCTCGAGGGGCAGGTGCGCCAGGTCATCCGAAAACATATCTTTAGAAAAGTTAAAAAGTATCCGACCATCGTGCCGATCATTTACCTGATGTAA
- the rsmA gene encoding 16S rRNA (adenine(1518)-N(6)/adenine(1519)-N(6))-dimethyltransferase RsmA, producing MESIKAKKRFGQNFLQDEATLNKIIQAIPKDTQNIVEIGAGLGDLTFRILRICGVTSYEIDTELFALLQKKFANEIQNGRLKLFCKDALVQWDESGLSDEPYFLAANLPYYVATKMILSAVEDERCRGMVVMIQKEVALKFSAKSGDRDFSSLAILASLQGSCELLFDVDASCFNPPPKVTSSVIKLQKSKNLIGETGVFKSEFEYEKFKIYLKIAFNAPRKTLMRNLSQGFEKPKIERIFSLLNLSANIRPHELNVDLYLEIFKNLKEDNERQKRRKSGGLSGQEQ from the coding sequence ATGGAAAGCATTAAAGCAAAAAAGCGCTTCGGACAAAATTTTTTACAAGACGAGGCGACGTTAAACAAAATCATCCAAGCGATCCCCAAAGATACGCAAAATATAGTCGAGATTGGGGCTGGCTTAGGTGATTTGACATTTAGAATTTTGCGGATTTGCGGCGTAACTAGCTACGAGATAGATACCGAGCTTTTTGCGTTGCTGCAGAAAAAATTCGCAAACGAAATTCAAAACGGACGATTGAAACTTTTTTGCAAAGACGCGTTAGTGCAGTGGGATGAAAGCGGCCTAAGCGATGAGCCGTATTTTTTAGCGGCAAACCTGCCCTATTACGTCGCTACGAAGATGATCCTAAGCGCGGTCGAAGACGAGAGATGTCGCGGCATGGTCGTGATGATACAAAAAGAAGTCGCGCTTAAATTTAGCGCAAAAAGCGGCGATAGAGATTTTAGCTCTTTGGCGATTTTGGCCTCGCTTCAAGGCAGTTGCGAACTACTTTTTGACGTGGATGCGAGCTGCTTTAACCCGCCGCCGAAGGTAACTTCCTCGGTCATAAAACTGCAAAAAAGTAAAAATTTGATAGGCGAAACAGGCGTATTTAAGAGCGAATTCGAATACGAAAAATTTAAAATTTATCTCAAAATTGCCTTTAATGCGCCTAGAAAAACGCTGATGAGAAATTTAAGCCAAGGCTTTGAAAAACCTAAAATAGAGCGGATTTTTAGCCTACTAAATTTGAGCGCAAATATCCGTCCGCACGAGCTAAATGTCGATCTTTATCTAGAAATATTTAAAAATTTAAAGGAAGATAATGAACGACAAAAACGAAGAAAAAGCGGTGGTCTCTCAGGGCAAGAGCAATAA